The Arachidicoccus terrestris genome includes the window GCTACAGCTCTGTGGGGTTCGCAGGCAGCCAATGGGGTGCTGGTTATTAATACAAAACGAGGTAAAACAGGCAAGCCTGCTTTATCCTATTCTTTCAGGGGGACTTATTCCAGACAACCCAAAAGCATCCCTTTATTAAGCGGGGATCAGTTTGCTACCCTGATACCGGAAGAAGTGGCTAATGCTGGCGGCAATCCGCTGAATATTAATGAAAATAAGGAGTTCTCCTTCGATCCGTTGGATCCCTATTGGTATTATAATTATAGTAACAATAATAACTGGATTGATGCGATCACGCAGACAGGATATTCTCAGGATCATAGTGTTTCCATGACGGGCGGTGGAGAGAAAGCTAAATATTATGCTTCTGTCGGCTTTTTTCATCAGGACGGTACCACAATTGGGACGGGCCTGGACCGAATCACTTCGAAAGTTAATTTTGATTACAATGTTTCTAAAAGGATTCGCATCAGAGCGAATTTTACCTATGCCCATCTGAATAGGAAGTTGAATTATTTGTCCAGTATTCGTAATGTGGCTTATAATAAGATGCCCAATATGAGCATTTATGAGTATGATATTTTTGGAAACAGGTCTCCGAATTACTTTACACCGGAAGAGAATATTCAAGGGCAGTATTCCCATACTTATAATCCTTTGGCTTTAGCAAAGAATGCTATTTCCAAACAGAATGGCGACAGGATCACTCCGGCATTTCAACTGCAATATCAAATGATACCCAGGCTTCTGTTAGCCACATTTGATGTACAGTTTGACATTAATAATTCCGGTGCCCACACATTTTTGCCTCAGAATGCCACAGGAAGACCGCTTACAGAAACGGTTGTCAATCAGGCAAAAGCCAGTGATGGAGATGCATATAGTGTAACCACAAAAACTAACTTTATTTATACGCCCAGGGCTAATGATAGAAATCACCAGTTTCAGGCATTATTGTCCTTGCAATCCAATGATAGTAAATCAAATGCCTATAACGTTTTGACTACCAATACGGCCTCATCAGAATTTCAGTTTCCATTTAATGGCTCAAGGGCGACGAATTCTTCAGCATTGCTGACATCTACCAGGTCAGAAACCAGGTCCATCGGAACTCTATTGCAGGCGCAATATGGATGGCTAGATCGTTATATCCTGAATGCCGGCTTACGTATGGATGCCAATTCCCGGTTTGGACCTAATAACCGGTACGGGTTTTTTCCCTCCGTTTCTGCCAGGTGGCGCTTTTCCGGTGAAAAGTTCATGAAAAGGTACAGCAGTTTCATTGACGATTTGAGTTTCAGGGCAAGTTACGGGCAAGCGGGGTCTGCTCCTCCCAATAAAGCGATCTGGCAATATTTTAACACGTATGCGCCCTATGATTATACTTATATGGGAGAGTCCGGAGTCTATTCAACAAATGTTGAATTGACTAACCTGAAATGGCAGACACTGGTAGGTACAAATATTGGATTCAATTTGTGGATGTTTAAAAAGAGATTCCGCCTGGATTTTGAATTTTATCGTAATCGAATAGAGGATATGTTTTATGATGGTCTTCAAATTCCATCTTATACTGGCTTTTCTTCTATGCCTGCAAACGTCGGAACCATGGATAATCAGGGGTGGGAAGCCTTGCTGAATTTGATTCCTGTCAAAACGAAAAATTGGGAAGTGGGAGTTGACTTTAACTTCGCTAGTAATGAGAATGTCATCAGATCAATTTCTGACTTTTATCCCAGAACGAATGTTGAAAGCCTGGATGGAAATGGCATTTATAAAACTTATCTGCAGGTAAATAACCCATTTGGTTCTTTTTACGGCTATAAATACTTAGGCGTTTACAGTACCAAGGAAGAAACGATTGCCAGAGATGCGAAAGGGAATAAAATTTTGGATCCTTATGGTAATATACTGTATACCAGATTTCATTACCCTAGCGTTGACTATGTTTTCCAGCCCGGCGATGCTAAGTATGCCGATATTAACCATGATGGTAATATTGATGATAAAGATGTGGTATACCTGGGTAATGGCCTTCCTAAGATTACCGGTGGTTTTGGCTTGAATGTCACTTTTAAGAATAGATTAAAGCTGATTACCTTTTTTGATTATAAGTTAGATTATGACATCGTAAATGCTGCCGATATGAATACAACTAATATGTATGGATTCGATAATCAAAGTACTGCGGTGCTGGCCAGGTGGCGTAATCCGGGGGATATAACCGATATTCCAAGAGCATTGTATCGTAAAGGTTATAACTGGCTGGGCTCCAGTCGTTATGTTCAGGACGCTTCATATGTCCGGTTACAAGCCGTAACACTGCGATATACACTTCAAAAGAAATTTCTGGATAAGTTGAATGTCAGAAGTGCATCCGTATATGTGACCGTCGAGAATTTATATACATGGACCAAATATAAAGGGCAAAACCCTGATGTGTCGATCATTGGAAATAATAGCCCTTTTAAATACCCTGTAGATAATGCGTTGACACCTCCTTCCAGAAATGTTTTGTTGGGCATAAACATCAGTTTTTAACGTATGGGGTGTTGCGGAAAATTGTAAAATATTGTTTTTTAAAAGGCGATCGTCAATCAAAATATTGAAGCATGAAAAAGTATCTTAAATATTTATTCTTTATCTCAGTTATTGCGGTACTCAGTACTTCCTGTAACAAATGGCTTACGGTTAAGCCACAAGACGGGCTTATTCGCGATGATTACTGGAAGTCCAAGGAGCAATTTGCTGCTGCGGTGACCGGCTGTTATGAGAGTCTATTGAATCCTGCTCTTGTTGAGGAGCTGTTTGTATGGGGGGAGATTAGGGCCGATATGGTGACCTCTACCCTTCATACACCCGATGATGCCATAAAAATAATGGAAGACAATATTCTTCCCAGTAATTCATTTACTGATTGGTCGCCGGTATATGAGACCATTAATAATTGTAATACGGTATTGCAGTATGGGCCAGATGTCATTAACAGGGATCCGACTCTAACAGATTCCGCACAGAATGTGTATCTGGCACAGGCATATGCAATCAGGGGTCTGATGTATTTTTATTTATTAAGAACTTTTGGAGAAGTCCCACTACAGTTAACCGCTGTATCCACAGATGAGGAAGTTCAGCAATTGGCAAAGAGTTCAAAAGAGGAAGTATATAACCAGATTATTTCCGATTTTAAATTGGCCGAAAAATATGCGGCGCCCACTTATGGCAGCATGGATAAGGATCGGGGGAGAATCACCAAATATGGGGTATTTGCCATGGAGGCAGATGCTTATTTGTGGGAAGATAAATATGATAGTTGCGTTATTGCCTGTGATTCAATTATTAATACGCAGAAATACCTTTTGGTGCCCGGAACTACACAAACAGACTGGTTTAACCAGTTATATGCCGACGGCAATTCTATGGAGTCCATTTTCGAACTTCAGTTCGATGCGCAGGCCCTGAATCCGTTTTACAGCATGTTTATTACCTCTTCAAACCAATATGTAGCCTCAACGGATTATTTAACCGATGCATTTTACGGAAGAGACCCATTAGGTATTAAATCGGATATACGTGGTGAAAATGGTTCTTATGTGCCGACAAACGGTATGATTTTAAAATATGCGGCTTTGGCGGCTGGAGAGGAATATACAGTAAGAACACCGGACGAATCCTATGCTCATTGGATAGTTTACCGGTATGCAGACATATTATTAATGAAGGCTGAGGCGCTCTGCTATCTAAACCGGGGGCAGGAAGCTTTAGATCTGATTAAAATGGTAAGAACCAGAGGGCAGGCACTAGATGCGACTATAGAAGTGGATGAGTCAGGATCTGCTGAAGATATGGCCAAATATGTACTGGATGAAAGAGCCAGAGAGCTGGCTTTTGAGGGGAAAAGGTGGTATGATTTGCTGAGATATGCCAAACGGGATAATTACAAGAATTTGTCGGAACTGTCGCAGGCTGCTACAATAAACGCACCTAAAAACCTTATCCAGACGATTCTGAATAAGTATAAGGATGTAAATAGTCACTATTTGCCCATTAATTCGAATGAATTGCAGGCGGACAAAAAACTGGTTCAAAACCCCTTTTATAAATAGGCGTCAATTCAAACCCGTTTTGTTACATAAAGTGTCAAAGAATTAAAATTATCAGAAATGAAAAAAGTATCAGTAAAATGGATATTCCTTGCCATGACGGCATTGTTGTTGACCGGCAGCATTTGGATGAGTTGCAAGAAGGTACCCATTGTATATGCTACTACAGACGAGGTAAATATAACCGGATATATTGACCAGCACCTGGATTCCTTCTCCTTATTCAGAGAAATGCTGGATCAGACTGGGTATGATGGATTTTTAAGCGCCTATGGACACTACACGTTGTTTTTGCCTACCAATTCAGCGGTGCAGTCTTACCTTAAGGCAAGAAACAAAAGTTCGGTAGGACAGCTGAATGTGGACAGCCTGAAGGATTTTTTAAAGTTTCATTTGCTTGCAGATACGGTCTATACCATCTCTTTTACAGATGGTAAGTTGCCTTATCTTACTATGTATGGACAGTATCTGGTCACCGGGGCCAGCAATTCTGGCGGCAGCACCAGTTACAGAATTAACCGTCAGGCCAACATAATTGAGAGTAATTTGAGACAAGGAAACGGCGTTATTCATGTAATTGATCATGTGTTGGAGCCGGCGACGAGAAGCGTTGCGGGTATTGTTGCCGCAGATTCCAGGTATTCCATTTTTACGCAAGCCTTAAAGGCTACCGGGCTTTACGATTCATTAAATATTCCTGCCGTTGATAATAAGGATACTACCAAGGCATGGCTAACGCTGTTTGCGCAGTCAGACGCTGTTTTTGAGGCGAATAATATTCATTCATTTGATGAGTTGAAAGCCCGCTTCTCTAATACCGGTGATCCAAAAGATCCATTCGATAGCCTGCATTTATTTATGGATTACCATATTGTTGACAGAGCCAATTACCTGGCTGATATTATATCTGTAACTTCTTATTCGACCTGGGCGCCATTACAGGCGATAACCGTAAAATATGTTCATGATTCAATTTTGTTGAACGACGATGAGTTTAACGGGGTTCATGAGCCCGGTATTGAGTTGGCCAGGAACGGGAGTGATGTTTCAGCGACCAATGGAGTTGTCCATAATGCAACCAGTCTTTTATTGATAAAGAAACGGGATCCATTCCCTTTGTATTGGGATGTCTGTACCTATCCTGAAATCATGAATCTTCCTGCTTATTATCAAAAGCAATCATATGATTATCCATGGGATCAATTGCCTTCGTTTATAACGACGTCTGACAAAAAAGGTCCGTCAATTTCCTATGTAGGAGGCGTTGGGGGCTCTAGCCCGGTGGTGAATTATGATTATCTGAAATTACCGATGGGAAATAATAGATCCGCGTGGGTTGAACTGGAAACGCCGATGTTGGTTGCAGGCTCCTATAAGGTATGGATATGCTGGAGAAGAGCCGGCAGAAACATGATTGTCCAGGTATCTGTTGACAGTACGATTATGCAGAGAACGTTCAACAAGACAAGCTATCTTCCGTCCGGAACCGATGCAGTATTGGAGGCGCAAGGCTGGAAACATTATACCAATACAACCAGTACTACTGTCCCTGGGTATCTAGTAGGTACTGTAAACATTAAGACAACAGGGAAGCATAAAATCAGGTTTACTCCCCTGTCGGGCGGAGATAATGATTTCTGGCTGGATATGATTCAGTTCATACCATCTGATATGGAGCAGACCTGGCCAAGATTCGATCAGGACGGAGTGGCGCATTATAGTGCAGATGAGTAACGAAATCAGATAAGTCTGGTTATTTACATTAAGCACTTTGGGCATTTATGCCTGCCTCGTATAATTTAATAATTCAGGAAATCTAAATATTTAGTAAATGAAATTTTCAAAAATAATGCTATCCTGCCTGTTGGCGATACTTGTATTGTTTTCGTGCCGGAAAGATCAGTGGGATAACAGGGATCTGGTAAAAGATAATGCAGGAACAGAATCCCTGCTGGATAGGATCAATGCAGACAGTGACCTGAGTCTTTTTGCTTCCTATCTGAAAAAGACGGGTTACGATAAGGTAGTGAGTTCCTCCAAAACGTTTACAGTGTGGGCTCCAGACAATAAGGCCATTCAGGCTTTAGATCCCGCCTATTTGAATGACACCGCCAGCCTGAAACTGTTTATAGGAAACTGTATTGCCAATCAGGCGTTCTATTCGAAAGATGCCAGAGATTCTGCGTTAAGGATCAGAACCTATAGCGGTAAAAGGGTTTTGTTTACAGGAGAAACGCTTAATGGGAATGCGGTTGGCAAAAAGGATATTACCGCAAAAAACGGTGTTTTGTATACAATGCCAACGGCATTTATGCCACAGCCGAATGCCTTCCAGTATTTTAGCGCAAACTATGCTGCCGGCCTGCAGTATCAATTTATGAAGACATTGTACTATAGCCCGAATGTAGACAGCATACTGAAAGACTCCCTTATAAAAGCGAATTTAATCAATACCAATCTTAATACTTATACACGCAGCGTTAATATAAACAGTGAAGACTCTTTGTTGACTTATATTATTCTGACAGATCAGGCCTACCAGGCAGAAGAGCAAAAACTACAGTCATTTTTTATTGATTCGACAGTGGAGGTGTCCGATAGTCTGAAGCAGTGGAATGTGATTAAGGACCTGACAGTTGATGGCGTTATAGACCCGGGCGCCATTCCCCCCGTCGTCTATTCAAAAGACAGTGTTGCCATTCGTTTGGCATCCAGTTCAATTGTGAAAGCCGTCAAAGTAAGTAATGGGATGGTGTATGTGGTGAACCATCTCGATTATGATTTAGCTACTAAGATCAAGCCGGTTGTAATACAGGGAGAGCGTTTTTTTGACAGGCTGGACCCTGAAAAAAGCTACACAATCAGAAAAAGACGTAATCCGGCGAATGATTCTATTTTTAGCGATTTGTTCATGGAAAAGCAAGGGATTGCTTCTTATTGGTTCAGATATCCCGTCAGTCTTGCTGCAGGAACGTATAAGGTTTACTGGAGGGCGGTCAACGATTTCCAGACAGGTACCTTCCCGATGATGCTGGCACTGAATCATCATATTGATACCACTTTTGCAGATCCTAAAAATATAGCTTATGATCAGACACTGCCTTATACCACGGTCGAGTTATTGAATTATAATGATGTATATATCGGCGATTTTACTGTGCCTAAGCATGGTCTGGAAGATTTGTTCCTGATAGGGAATAATGTGACTTCCAGTGGAAAGAATACAATTGTGTGCGATTATATTAAACTGGTACCTGTTTTAAATTAATACTATGTATAGAACAAATAAGATTTTTAGATATTTACCTGTTTCTATTCTGGTGACTGCTTTATTAGTAACTCAGGCAATTGGTCAGCCCGTTGTCCCTAAGGATAGCGTGTCAAATTCAACCCAGGTGGATTCGCTTTCGGTAAGCGGTATTATTCAATTGTCTTCAACCGGGGAAAAGCTTGGCGGAATTTCGGTGAGCGTACCCGGATTTGCAGCTGCCATCTCGACCAATGATGGTTCCTTCACGATCAAAGTGCCTGATCCGGATGCCGTGTTATATTTATCCGGCGATGGTTTTGCCGATAAACAGGTCGCATTGAAAGGCCGGCAACATGTGTCGGTCCAAATGTATGAAGAAGGATTTAATTCTCAATATGAACAGGCTGGGCTTCTTTTTGGGGTCAAACCAAAAAACTTTGTTCCTTATTCTCTGCAATCAATTAATACGGATGATAAATGGAGCCAGAACGTTACAGAAACACCCGGTTCTTATCTTCAGGGCCGGATAGCCGGACTCAATGTTACGAGACACTCCGGCACTCCTGGTATAGGCTCCAATATGACATTAAACGGGATTAATTCGTTAAGGGCAACGAATCAGCCGCTGATTGTCGTCGATGGCGTCGTTTATGATAATACTGAATACGGCCACTCTCTGGTGTTGGGAAATATATATAATCCACTTTCTGATATTGATCTGAAGGATATTGAGTGTATTACCGTCCTGAAAAGCGGAAACTCGACCTATGGTACGAAGGGGGCAAACGGGGTCATATTGATTACGACAGCAAGGAGTAAGGAGCTTTCCACCAGAATTGATTTTGCCGCATATGGAGGTTATAATTTTAAGCCCTCAACGCTGCCTGTTATGAATGCGGGAGATTACAGAATCTTATTGTCAGAATTGTTGAAGTCTAAAGGTCTTTCGTCAGATGATATTGCTAATCTGGAATATATGAATGACTATAGCGGGCCCAGCCATCCAAATTATTATAATTATCACAATAATACAGACTGGCAAAAGGAGGTTTTAGACAATAGCTTCAATAATAATTATTATCTTAAAGTAACGGGCGGGGATAATATTGCCAAATATGCATTATCACTGGGCTACATGACCAATAAAGGTACGCTTAAAAATGCGGATCTGAATAGATACCAAATGCGGTTTAATGGGGACCTTAACCTGTCAAAGAAGCTCAAAGCTTCAGTAAACCTTGGGCTGATTTCAACGCAACAGAATCTGATTGAGCAAGGGGGGACCGGTGTACTGAGCCCTTTGTCACTGAGCTTGATTAAAGCGCCGTTTTTATCTGTTCATGTCAGGGATTACGAGGGTAACACTTCCCCCAATTTATCTGACTATGATACATTCAGGATCGCCAACCCTGTGGCCATCAGTGATAATATGCAGGGAAAGAACAAGAGCTACCGATTTACCGGTGCTGTCAAGTTTAATTATGCACTAAATAAAACGATTAATATTAAAACAGTTTTCGGATTAACTTTTGATAAAATGCAGGAGGATTTCTTTCTGCCGCAATTAGGTGTTGTCGCTGATACTATGCTGACCGATGTTGCTTTTAATAGATCCGCCAGTAATGAGGCCCGTTTTTTCTCTTTCTATAATAATACGGCAGTTAGTTATAATAAGGTATTCAATAGTTTTCATAAGCTACAGATAGACCTGGGATATCGTTTCATGAGCAACAAATATGAAAACGAATACGGGCATGGTTATAACTCGGCGACTGACGAGTTTGTGAGTGTGGGCATGGGTAATCCTACGCTGCGGACTGTAGGGGGCTCTAACGGAAAATGGAATTGGATGAATAGCTACCTTCATACGGGATATACCATTCGTGATAAATATTCTGTTGATTTGAATCTTTCCGCCGATGGTTCATCGAGATTCGGCAAACAGGCACCGGACGGCCTTGCTTTAGGTGACGTGAAGTTTGCCATAAATCCGTCTATTGCATTAGGTTGGCTCATTAGTTCCGAAGATATTTTTGCTAACGTAGATTTTGTAGATAATTTAAAATTACGTGCGTCCTTTAGCAGGGTAGGCAATGATGATATAGGTAATTACACGGCCAGGAGATACTATATCTCCCAGAATCTGGTTGGCAGTCAGGGATTGGTCAGGGGCAATATCGGCAATCCTGCATTAGAGTGGGAGACTACCGATAAGATGAATTTCGGATTGGACGGGTCACTATTTAATGAAAGACTGGCTTTTACCCTTGATTATTTTCATAATAAGAGTTACAATGTTATTACAATTGCGCCAACTGACGAAGTCGTCGGTATTGAAAATATCGTGGCCAATAACAGCACGGTTGGGAATAATGGTATTGAGCTGACTTTAGATGCACGTATAATAAACCGTAAACTCAAATGGGACCTGGGCCTGAATGTAGCGCGATATACCAATAAAGTCTATAAGTTTCCCAATGGAAAAGTATTTACTGACTACGCGGGAGCTACCTATGTAACAGAGGCGGGACAGGCAGCTAATTTATTTTATGGCTATTATACAAATGGTGTTTTTAGCTCCGATGCTGCAGCGGCAGCATCGGGGTTGCAGTATGAGAATAATGCGGGGGTATTGACAGACTTTAAGGGTGGTGATGTCATGTTTAGTGATAGAGATGGCAACCATATTATCGATGACAATGACAGAGGCGTTATTGGAAACCCCAATCCAAAGTGGTATGGGGGGATTTCCAACAGTTTAGCCTGGAAAAACTGGGCGCTGGATGCCTTATTCACCTTTAGCCAGGGAAATGATATTTATAATTTCACCAGAATGCAGATGGAATCCATGTCTGGCTTTGAGAATCAGTCACAGGCAATGAATAATAGATGGCGTTACGAAGGTCAGCTAACCTCTCAGCCAAGAGCCGTTTGGGGTGATCCTGCCGGGAATGCAAGGTTTTCTGACAGATGGATTGAAGACGGGTCATATATCAGGTTAAGGACTATTACCCTATCTTATAATATTCCGGTCAATACCACGATCCTAAAATATGTAAACGTCTATGCGACGGGGAATAATTTATTTACCTGGACCAAATATCTGGGATATGATCCTGAGTTTAGTCCGACCAATAGTATATACGGTCAAGGTATAGATTTAGGCTATGCTCCAGTTTATAAAACAGTGCAGCTGGGAGTACGCCTGGGATTCTAGAAACTATATGCATAAAGCCGTATTTAATTAAAGAGCGGCTTTTAAAACTAAATAAAATTATACGGAGATGAGTACTTCTATTATTAAATGGGTGGGGCGGTGCCTGGTGCTACTGGCTTTTTCAGGAGCCTTGTATTCCTGTAATAAGACATTTGATAAACTACCGGATAATGCTTTGGATTATTCCGAGGTCTATCGAGATGTAAATGACGCAGATGCCGCTATATTTGGTATTTATGGGCAATTAATAGGGCTTTCCAAACAGTATATTATTCTCAACGAGCTACGGGGAGACCTGATGGATGTGACGGACAGATCGGACAAATACCTTAAACAGTTAAATCAGGAAACGTCTTCTCAGGATAATCCTTATGCTGACCCGCGGCCGTTTTATAAAGTTATTATGAATTGCAATGACGCCCTTTATAATTTTAAGCTGATGTTGAAGACTAACAGGCTGACGCAGGCTGACTTTGATTTGAGATATTCAGCAGTTGGGGCGATACGGTCCTGGATATATTTTCAATTGGGGATTCAATATGGAAAGATTCCTTACGTAACCGATCCATTAGCAGATGTAAATGCAGTAAAAAATCAGGCGAATTATCCGAGAATCGAGTTCCCCGCGTTGTTGGATACATTGGCAAATTTTACAGAGAGTCTTCCCTATAAACATCCATTTCCTGCTGGGGCTTCTTTAGTTACCAGCATTGACGGGTATTCTACTGAAAAGTTTTTCGTGCCTATTGACTGCTTTCTGGGTGACCTATATTTGTGGAAAGGAGATTACACAGAAGCCGCCAGGCATTATCATTTTATGATGAACTATGCTGATTATCTGTATCCGAGTATGAACAGCGAACAGTTCTATGAGACCTATAAAATAGCGTATACCGGTAATATTGAAAATGACAATTGGAAAAATATCTTTGCTCAGCCCTACGGAGAAAGATATTCTAATTATGAGATTATGTGGGATTTGCCGTTCGACGATAATTTTGCCCCCGGAAATCCGTTTATTCAGCTCTTCTATAATCAACCCAATGGGTATTTATTGAAACCTTCTCAGCTTATCGTGGATCGATGGGATCATCAAATAAGAACCGACAGCACACCGGGCGATTTCCGGGGAGAAGGTGCATCTTATAAATTAGTGGCCGGCCAACCTGTTGTTAATAAGTTCAGTTCTAATTTTGATCCTTTGAGTCCTTTTGAGAAGTCGGACAAATGGATATTGTATCGTGCTGCGACACTGCATTTTCATTATAGCGAATGTGCCATAATGGATGGCAGAACAACGCTGGCATACGGATTAATGAACAAAGGAATCAGAACGGCCTTTAATCCTTTGGAATTAAGCGGTTCAGATGATGTAACTGATTGGGAACAGAGTTTTGGTGCTCCTTATGATTTCGACGCCAGACAAGGAGATTACCCATACTACCGGGGACATTGGTACAGGAATACCGGTATTAACCAAAGGGTATCAGTTCCTTCTGAAATAATTGATTCTGCTAAATATTATGATACAACAGTGCTTCCAAGGCAATTTCTGACGGCCGCAAGTGAGGATAGCCTGAAAAATGACATGATGGATGATTTATTAGGTTATTCGGCAATGGAGCTCGCATTTGAGGGGAATCGTTGGCCGGATCTTCTGCGTGTCGCTATGAGGAGGGAAAAGCATAAGCCTGGAAGTGGGGTTGCTTTTTTGCAGGAGAAAATCTCCGCTAAGTTTAAAGCGGGCGGGCGGCCGGATCTGGCAGCTTCCGTGAGCGGAAGACTGGCGAATCCTAAAAATTGGTTCCTGCCCTTTAACTGGGACTAGTTTTAGTTGTATATTTAACCTTTATAAAATGGAAGATCAATTCTTGAAATGTTGATATAGCTGGATTACGCTTGTAAAACTGATATTGAGTGGAATACAGCAATGAATTTATTCATATTATAACCTGTTGCACATCAGATATCAGCGATGAATTGTTTTAATTTTTTTCACGGTGGTGATTTTGATTCATAGATTGCTCTATTTATTCTCTATTTGGAGGATTGTAGGGCAATTATCATATTACCGCAACATAAATATTAAACCATTGATGAGAAAGATATGTATGGCCTTTGTCAGCCTTTTTATGATCGCCTTTGTAAAACCGGACCGGCCCGGACTGCGTATTTTTATGGCAGGAGATTCCACCATGCAGGCTTATAATCCCGACAAGACACCACAAAGAGGTTGGGGACAGGTATTTGCACGTTTTTTTAATAGTGATGTTGCGGTTAATGACCTTGCCAGAGGAGGCCGGAGTACGAAAAGCTATTTGGCTGAAGGGCTTTGGGATAAACTGGTAGCCGGTGTTCGCAAAGATGACTGGGTGTTTATAGAATTTGGCCATAATGACCATGATAAAAGAAAGCCTGAAAGATTCTGTACGCCTGAGCAATATGAGAACAATCTGATCAAAATGGCGCGCGATGTAAAGCAAAAAGGAGCGCATGCCGTTATATTGAGCCCGATTGCGATGCGCTCTTTTGACAAACAGGGTAAATATTATGACGGCCATGCTTCCTATCCCTTGCGTGCAAGGATGGCAGCGCTTGAATCCGGGGTGCCATTTATTGATGCAGATAGTTTATTAGGAGCAGTTGTCGTTCAATTAGGTCCTGACAGGTCTAAAGACCTTTATATGAATTTTGGCCCTGGTCTGTATAGTGCATTTCCTGACGGGCATTCAGATAATACCCATTTGAGAGAGGCCGGTGCGCTGAAAGTGTGTGAGCTGGTGGTTGCCGCTATGAAAAGACTGGAATTGGAACCGATTAATCAATATTTAAAATAAAACAGGCTATTTATGTTACTTCATAAGAGAATAGTTTTTGCATTATTTGCTATAGGGGTGATAACTCTGGGAAACACTAAAGCTCAGGAAATCCGTCAGTTTGACTTCGGTACGGGGCAGGTCGCAAACGGCTACACCCAGGTGAAAGCTACGGATGTCTATGCTGATAGTACAGGGTTTGGATTCGACTATAGGTCCAATCCTATTGCCATTAACAGGGGAAGTGTCAATGGTAAGGAAGATCCGTTAACCAGCGATTTTTGCACAGGCATCGGATCTGTATTTTTCTCAACAAAATTACCACAGGGAAATTATCAGGTAACAGTCACTTTAGGGGAC containing:
- a CDS encoding rhamnogalacturonan acetylesterase encodes the protein MRKICMAFVSLFMIAFVKPDRPGLRIFMAGDSTMQAYNPDKTPQRGWGQVFARFFNSDVAVNDLARGGRSTKSYLAEGLWDKLVAGVRKDDWVFIEFGHNDHDKRKPERFCTPEQYENNLIKMARDVKQKGAHAVILSPIAMRSFDKQGKYYDGHASYPLRARMAALESGVPFIDADSLLGAVVVQLGPDRSKDLYMNFGPGLYSAFPDGHSDNTHLREAGALKVCELVVAAMKRLELEPINQYLK